The genome window TCTTCTCTATCACAAATATCCATTTTAGAAGCCTGATGTACCATATTAGATGTTGTATATCTGTCTGCGATAATTATTCCACCTTCATTGTAAAACTCTTCCCAATCGGTTTTAAACGATGCATACCTATCAGCCGTGAAAAAAGTTGACGCTATATATGGGTCTACATCTGATGCATTTTTACCAAAGTCTCCTTTCAAATACATTTTCACCAATGTAGATGCTGGAGACTCATAATTTGGATATTCTACCTTCTTAATCATATAGCCTTCTTTTTTTAATCTTTCATATAATATTTTTGTCTGAGTCGCCTTTCCACTTGCATCTGAACCACTCTCTATAATTATTAGCTTACCTTTCATTTTCATTTCCTCCATACAAACACTTTTTTCTTTTTTAATACTTTTATTAGATAACGCTATATAAGCAGTCTATTTATTTATCTTTGCAATTTCAAACTATCTACTTTAGTATCATAATTTTTTATTAGTATCATAATTTTTAAATGTATTCCAAATCTATTACTTGTATAAAATTTAAATCTACATCTTTCAATCCACTTATAGCCATCCCTTTAGAGTGACAAAACGTTAGATAGTCTATTATTTCTTTACTTATTATTTCACCAGGGGATATTATACTTATTCCAGGTGGGTATGGTACTATACATTCACCACAAATTTTACCTATACTGTCATATATTTTAACACTTTTTTTAGCTTTATAAAATGCTTCTCTAGGTGTTAATATTTTCTTTGGAATAACAACAGGGTATTTTTTATTTTCTAACTTCGTAAATTTAAAATTTTCTTTTACAATATTGTTTAATGCTGTTTCTAAACTAGTGAAATCCTTAGTAGTATTTCCTATTGTACATATTAAAAGAACCCCATAATAATTAGATAATTCTACTTGTATGTTATATTTGTTTCTTAAAATATTTTCTAGTTTATAACCTGTTAAACCCATCTTTTTAGATGATATAAATAGTTTTGTTTTATCATTCGTATCGTATATATTAATATTTGCATTAATGTTATTTTTAAAAGTTCTAATATTATTTAAAAGTTCTTCCATTAATTCTTTTCCTTTGTTCTCATATATATCTACTGCTAATTCAAGAGAAGATAATAATAAGTATGAAGGGCTTGATGATTCTGTAATTCTTAACAGTTTTAAGATTTTATCTATATCAACCCGGTCTCCTTGTATATGTATCATTGACGATTGTGTAAACGATGGAAGAGTTTTATGTGTACTCTGTACAACTATATCTGCACCTTGCTCAAGAGCTGTTTTAGGAAGTCTTTCACTAAGACCTAAATGTGCACCATGAGCTTCGTCTACTATTACCACCATCTTTTTACTATGTGCATAATTACATATATATTCTAAATCATATGTCATTCCATAATATGTAGGATAAGTAAGCAGTACTGCTTTTGCATCCAAATTTTTATCTATTATATCAATTACATTACTTATAGAGATACCTTTTAAGACATTCGTATCTTCACTTATCTCACAAGGCACATACTCTATATCTATATCTCCCAAAATACATCCATTTATAACAGACTGATGACAATCTCTATTTACTATTATTTTACTCTTTGGACTGCATACTGACATTATTGCAGATTGTATTCCACAACTACTTCCATTTACTAGATAGTATGTATAATCACTTTTAAATACTTTTGATGTTTTTTCTTGTGAATTTTTTATAATTCCTTCTGGAGAGTGTAAATTATCTGTTCCTAATATCTCTGTTGTATCCATTTTATACAAATTTTCTAGTATATCTTTATATCCTAATTTTTTATAAATTTGTCCTTTTTTGTGACCAGGCATATGAAAAGATATTACTTCTTCACTTACAATCTTACTTAATTCATTAATTATAAACATATATTAATAATACTCCTTTTTTACATAATACTTCTTTTTAAAAACTTCAATTCTTATCTATTTTACCATTAAAAAAGAAACAAATTAATATTTTTATAAAATTAAATACCTCATTCTAAATATTTAGAATGAGGTATCTAACACAAGAATATAAATTATTCTCTATCATCAGACATTAAGCTTGGTATTAAGTATAATCCAGCTAAACCTACAATGAAGTATATTATTCTACTTATCATTTCATATGTTCCACCAAAAATACTACCAATTAAGTCTATACCTAGAATACCAATTGCACCCCAGTTAAGTGCACCTATTATAGCTAAAATTAAAGCAACTTTTTTCATTTATATCACTCCTCAAGAATTAAATTTTTATAATAGTCCATAATTCCTGTGTTTAGTTTTCCCGAAATGAAAAAAGAAATACATCTTTTTTGTTTTTTTTGACAAAAAATAAAAAAAATTACGTGGCTACGTCCTACTCTCCCAGGCAGTTTCCCACCAAGTACCATCAGCGCTAGAGAGCTTAACTTCTGTGTTCGGAATGGGAACAGGTGTATCCTCTCTGCTATTGTAACCACATAATCTCTATGCTTAATATTTCTATTAAGTTTTAGTAAGTTTTTAGAATCTAGTAACACTAGTTTCTTTAGAGTTAACACTCTAAAAACTACATATATATTTTACTGAATAAACATCAAATAAATATTGGTCAAGTCCTCGACCTATTAGTATCGATAAGCTAAATACATTGCTGCACTTACACCTTCGACCTATCAACCAGATAGTCTTTCTGGGGTCTTACCCTTGCGGTGGGAAATCTTATCTTGAAGTTGGCTTCGCGCTTAGATGCTTTCAGCGCTTATCCATTCCGTACATAGCTACCCAGCCATGCCCTTGGCAGGACAACTGGTACACCAGAGGTACGTCCATCCCGGTCCTCTCGTACTAAGGACAGGTCTTCTCAAATTTCCTACGCCTGCGACGGATAGGGACCGAACTGTCTCACGACGTTCTGAACCCAGCTCGCGTACCACTTTAATGGGCGAACAGCCCAACCCTTGGGACCTACTACAGCCCCAGGATGTGATGAGCCGACATCGAGGTGCCAAACCTCCCCGTCGATGTGGACTCTTGGGGGAGATAAGCCTGTTATCCCCAGGGTAGCTTTTATCCGTTGAGCGATGGCCCTTCCACGCAGAACCACCGGATCACTAAGTCCGATTTTCATCCTTGCTCGACCTGTATGTCTTGCAATCAAGCTCTCTTTTGCCTTTACACTCTACGTACGATTTCCGACCGTACTGAGAGAACCTTTGAGCGCCTCCGTTACCTTTTGGGAGGCGACCGCCCCAGTCAAACTGCCCACCTGACAGTGTCCCAAGACCAGATTCATGGCCTATGGTTAGAGTCCCAGTACTACAAGGGTGGTATCCCAAGGATGGCTCCGCCAAAACTGGCGTCCTGGTTTCAAAGCCTCCCACCTATCCTGTACATGTAGTACCAAGACCCAATGTCAAGCTACAGTAAAGCTCCATGGGGTCTTTCCGTCCTGTCGCAGGTATCCGGCATCTTCACCGGAATTACAATTTCACCGAGTCTGTTGTTGAGACAGTGCCCAAATCGTTACGCCTTTCGTGCGGGTCGGAACTTACCCGACAAGGAATTTCGCTACCTTAGGACCGTTATAGTTACGGCCGCCGTTTACTGGGGCTTAAGTTCACTGCTTCGATTGCTCTAACAGATCCCCTTAACCTTCCAGCACCGGGCAGGCGTCAGCTCCTATACATCGTCTTGCGACTTAGCAGAAACCTATGTTTTTGGTAAACAGTCGCTTGGGCCTATTCTCTGCGGCCACCGGATGGTGGCACCCCTTATCCCTAAGTTACGGGGTCATTTTGCCGAGTTCCTTAACAACAGTTCTCTCGCTGGCCTTAGGATACTCTCCTCACCCACCTGTGTCGGTTTGCGGTACGGGTACCTTTAACCTCGATAGAGACTTTTCTTGACAGTGTGAAATCAGCTACTTCGCTACTAAATTTCGCTCCCCATCACATCCCAGCATTATCAAAGCGGATTTACCTACTCTGACTGCCTCAATGCTTGGGCACACATAACCAACAGTGTGCTTAGCTTATCCTACTGTGTCATCCCATCTCTCAAA of Clostridioides sp. ES-S-0054-01 contains these proteins:
- a CDS encoding deoxynucleoside kinase, which translates into the protein MKGKLIIIESGSDASGKATQTKILYERLKKEGYMIKKVEYPNYESPASTLVKMYLKGDFGKNASDVDPYIASTFFTADRYASFKTDWEEFYNEGGIIIADRYTTSNMVHQASKMDICDREEYLNWLTDYEFNLFKIPQPDCVIFLDVPIEFSEKLMENRKNKITGKDEKDIHESDIEYLEKSYNNALYIADKYNWKKINCVSDNKLRSIESIHNEIYKIVLDSIKSMER
- a CDS encoding aminotransferase class I/II-fold pyridoxal phosphate-dependent enzyme, with translation MFIINELSKIVSEEVISFHMPGHKKGQIYKKLGYKDILENLYKMDTTEILGTDNLHSPEGIIKNSQEKTSKVFKSDYTYYLVNGSSCGIQSAIMSVCSPKSKIIVNRDCHQSVINGCILGDIDIEYVPCEISEDTNVLKGISISNVIDIIDKNLDAKAVLLTYPTYYGMTYDLEYICNYAHSKKMVVIVDEAHGAHLGLSERLPKTALEQGADIVVQSTHKTLPSFTQSSMIHIQGDRVDIDKILKLLRITESSSPSYLLLSSLELAVDIYENKGKELMEELLNNIRTFKNNINANINIYDTNDKTKLFISSKKMGLTGYKLENILRNKYNIQVELSNYYGVLLICTIGNTTKDFTSLETALNNIVKENFKFTKLENKKYPVVIPKKILTPREAFYKAKKSVKIYDSIGKICGECIVPYPPGISIISPGEIISKEIIDYLTFCHSKGMAISGLKDVDLNFIQVIDLEYI
- a CDS encoding DUF378 domain-containing protein, which encodes MKKVALILAIIGALNWGAIGILGIDLIGSIFGGTYEMISRIIYFIVGLAGLYLIPSLMSDDRE